The Capricornis sumatraensis isolate serow.1 chromosome 20, serow.2, whole genome shotgun sequence genome contains the following window.
CCCATTTGACTGGGTTGGAGCGCATCACACTGTCACCAACTCAGTTTTCATTAAGCGGCTGCTTCTCTGTTAGCCTAGCCAAGCAGAAGAACTCAAACACATGCACAAATTAAATCGACATCCAAACTCCACCAATATACAAAGCAATTTAAATGATATTCATTAGAGCGATGACAAGCCCTGATGAGGCTTTCAGGAGCTGGGTCCTTCAGCTTTTGCCGACTCGGTTTCATGGTCACTGAGGCGGAACTCCAGCGACTGTACCTCCATTTTTTTTCAGCTAAGAAAATGACTCCTTCCTGACACACCTACctcattctctctcctttcctccccactCTGTCTTGGCCCAAGTTTCCCCAGCCCTGGTTTCTGGACACACAGGTACGGCTATGAACTGGAGTCACATAAAGGAAAAAAGCAGCCACCCTGACTTCTTTTTTCCATAAATGCTCCAATTAAAACAGATTTCAGTTTCTCGTAATTTCATTTCACTTGGCCTGGGAGATCTCTAACTCACAATTATGACGGTCATAAATGTGTCCTGGAATCctgctgtgggaaaaaaaaaataatggaagtGAAATGTTGAAACGCAATAATTTTTCAAACTTAACCCCAAATTTAAAAAGTCGTTTTCCAAgtcctatttatatattttaatttttaaagagagagcaggatggggccccacccccaccccctgctgctgCCTGGGGCTACAGCAGAGAAGATAGAGGCTTGGTGGGGTCTGTGGACACGGGTGGGCATGGAACCCTCGGGCCTCACGTGTCAGGACTAAGAGCCATGCCAGTCTCAGAGTCATGTCTTGAGTCTCCAAGTCCCAGGAGAGGATTCAAGTCCACTTGGGCAAAGAGAGCAGCAAGGGACTGCCTGATTCATCGCCAGCTAAGGGCAAAGCAAGGTCATGGCCACATCCATCAGCTCTCAGGCCTTTGGAGTTTGCAGCCCAGACAATACCCACAGCAGGAGGAATGATCCGCAACTTCATACACTGAGGCCTGCACTTCTGTTTATAATTTTATGCTCCAGGTTAATTATGTGTGTCCTTGGCTTTGATCAGAGATATTAGCATGTGAGAATGTTGCCTGCACCCATATTGGGAAAATAAAGATTCTTAGAAATACCCATGGACTGAAAACACACTTTCATCATTAAGGTCTGAGCTCTTATTTAGGAAACAGCTTTTAAATAATGGTATAGACAGCACTGTCCAAGCGAACGTCCTATGATGATGGTAATGTTCCATATCTGTGCTGTCCAAAAGAGTAGACACTAGCCATATGTGGCTACCGAGCGCTTGAAAAGTGGCTGGTAAGACTGAGGAATGACATgtttcactttatttcatttaaatttgaatGACCATGTGTGGCTGATGGCCACTATGTTGGACTGCTCAGGTTAGACAGTAAATAGTAGTGTATCCTAATTCCCGAGTAGCTAATTGTGGATGTTAATCTCTGGAAAGAGGTCACCTTgcttatcatcattatcatcagggATGATTTATTAAGAATATATTAGTACATGACATTATACAAAGGTGGTGGAAAAGCAGTTCTTCTGATCTTTTATCAttagaatttaattttgaaaacacCTGGCTCTTTGGACGTAGGGAAGGGCACTGACCCCTGAATGCCGAGCCTCAAGAAGCTGCTAACTTTGATTTAAGTCACTCTTGATGTCCACAGCCATGGGCTCACTGAGTCACCATCAGGCTGTGCAGGGCTGTCAGGTCACTGACCAACAATCTGGCAAATCCACTGTTTTGGTGGAGCGGGGAACATGGTCCCAAATCAAGGGTGATTTGCGATATCTTGGGAACCATCAAAGCCCACCCAAATGTTCGCCTTTACAATCCTCCTAGGGGTGGCCTCCTGTCAGATCTTTGGAGATTGAAAACGATGCGTCCGCGTCTGGCTTGGGGAAACCTGATGCTTGTGTGGAGAGCGAGCATCTCTCTGGAAACAAAATCCTGTTTGCTCCCTGCTCCGCACTGATCCCGGGAGTCCAGGCCTCGGCAGCAACGAGGCTGCCATATCGCACACACAGAGAGGTGGGGTTTGTCAGGAGAAAATtcccctcccagaagccttctgCTATGAGACAGAGCTGAGGCCTTCCCCCAAAGGAGTGAGATGGTTTTTGAAGCTAACTATAGCATATTTTGCAAAGGCCAGCGCACCCTGGAATCGCGTGGGAGCAGAAGCGCGAGTACCTTTTCTGTGTCTCCGAGGTCAGCCGCGGGCTGAAAGGCATCGACTGGCGCCGGGTCCCCACGGAAATGCATTTTCAGGTTCCCTTTTGCCAAAGATTACACGTGCTTACTAATAAATCCCTAGGGAGAAAAAAGGTTAGTGTTTCTATTACCAAAAGAATAACTATCTGGCAGAGTAAAAATGGTAATTTTGCCATTAGCTAAAAGGATAATAGctattattttaaagttaaagtatttattattaaaGAGTGGTGTTGGGATTTGTGTGTTTTCATTCTTATGATTGCTTCCTTTAATACCAAGTGGATGATTTTTGTGTTAAATAGTCAACAGAATAAAATGTGATTGCAATTTTCCAATTTCAAAAGAGCTGCACAgatgaatctgaaaaaataaaatcatttgattttttttctattggatgACTTAGAAATCTCGGGAGACAATAGTTTCGGCACAGAATTTGTTCACTGCAGCCCTGTTTCTTCCCATCATCTCCTGTCTTTTGACCGCTCTCAGATTCCTCTCTTCAGGTTCTGCTCTCAAGATGGAGCCTGACTCTCCTCGGAGCTTGGCAGTTACTATGGCCTTTTGTCAAGTATTCAGTCACCAGGTCTGTGAAACAATAGGTAGGTCAAGGATTGAAGGCAATGAAGTCCACCTAGTTGGCGTGGTCTGATTTTAAGAGAATGAATTCTTCTAGATCTGCAGACCACAGCCCTGAGCTCTGCTGAGGAACCTTCCCAGGCTAACCACCTCTACCTAAGCTCTCCTTAGCACCCGGCAAAGAAACGCCTCTTTGGTGgttatcaatatatttttttttttttcctttttgcagaaTGAAAATAGAACGAAGATGCCAGGGAGATCTGGGTCTTCATCATAACCCACCCTCTTTAACTATGTAAGATTTTGGTTAATTATAGAATTCTTGCTGCCTCAAACTTAAAGATACATCACTGATATTTTTTTGCTAAATGTTGACGGCAGCGAATAGCTAAGATGTGGCATATTGATTTCTTGTTGTGAAGTGAGCTGTTCAAGCTCCATTTAAGATTTTCATCTTGCATGTAGCCCTGAGCACATCATAGCACCATAAATTAGTTAAATTGCACATTTATCACAAATGTTATTTTAAGATACTGCGTAAATGTGATGGCTCGAAGATATACAGTAAGGCTGCAACAAGCCTGGGCTTGGGCGGGGTGAGGTCGGGGTCACCTACACACCTGTGATTAAAACCTCCCTCACTTGGCACCATCCCTCCGCCTCCCTGGAATCGTTTAAAGACCTGACTTGGATGACCCTTCCTTCCTGCTCTCACATTCTCTATTAACATCAATGGTAGGAGAACAAGCGTAGAACTACTTTGCACTGGGAACGCAACTTCAGATCTCCCCTACCGATCTCGGGAAAGTCAGGGCCATTCTGGGCTGTGACTGGAGGCTCTTTTGGATAGTAGCCTTCACTCTCCAGCCAGGGAAGGGTTTGATGAGACGACCTTGAGAGTAAATGGCCCTCCACCTCCAAGCCGGGTGGGGTCCCAGCCAGCCCCGCCTCCTGCCACGATGCACCGTCATTGTACCAGGTGAGGTTGCACTCATGCCTCAGGCCCTCCACCGCCTAGTCACTGTCTCCTCCAGAGGTAAAGCTGATTTCTGGGCTCCATTAATATGAGTGGTCCTTTCTTGGCTATACCACTGGGGGCCAAGAACTTGCTACCTGTCTTGGCCATAGCTCCTCACTTCTACACCCAAACTTAAGTCCTAAAGCTAACCCTGCAGGTGGGGTGAGGAGGAGATGGGCAGGGCATCAGGTTCTTCTCCCAACATGTAAATGGGGGGTGGGGTTCCCAGCCTCGCTTGCACAAATCCCCTCTCCCTTCAAGCCACATGGGCCCTGGTGGTGATGGAAGTGTTGTCAGTTTAATCTGTTAGATGCAGGACTTTGGATTCTAATAAACCGATGCTATATTTAACCTGTGAAAAATTCAAGAGTGGAAATCTGGGCTCCAGGATGTGAAGATGCGGAAGGCTCAGCGGGGAGGGTGTATCTGTCCCGAGCCAGGTTCCAGGGGGAGCCGGGCCCCCGGGGGAAACGGACGATGTCCCAGGTAGGGGCAGACAGCCACTCTGGGAGGGACTGTGGTGGCCACCcgggaggaggtggggaagacGATAAGGCTGGAGACCCAGAAGGGAAAGCCCCTCTGCAGTGCCTGAGGCCACAGTCCGACTGTCTGCATCACAGGGCAAGCAGAGCCAGCACAGACCTCCCCACTTGCCAGAAACCCGTTCTGAACACTAGTGAGTTTCTCTCTAAAAACCCAGAGAGCGATGGATTGCCGAGAGAAAGTAGAGCAGACAGAAATTTTGGCCTCGTCTTGACTAAAAGGGGTGGGGATGAATGGAGGGGGGGAGAACGTAGGCGTGTTGCCGAACATCTCTGAAAGggcttaatttaaatttttaataaaagagtattttttttttaacgtggagGTGTTTTATATATTACATGGATGTAATACATCTCTCATTTGTATAATTCTAGGTTAGGAGCTACGATTCCACATAACTGCAAGAGTAGTCTGAATATAGTAATAAAGGTATTTTACAATTTTACATGATGTTCCCAGCGTTTTGTTGGCATGATTTGCCAGGGCTAATAAAAGCTTGTGATTATCATATAAATGCTCTCCCCACTCCTCCCGTGGATGGGTTCGGGCTCCCCGCCCCCCGACACCTCGTTATCTGCGCTCACTTTAGCACAGAAGAGAGAGCATGCCCAGCCCACCTGCCCAGCTGGGCTCCTTGAAAATCCCGAATCAACAGGAAGGAATCGCCCTGCACCGAGCCTTCCAAAAACCTTTCCTCCCATCTGCCATGGGCAGGGCTCAGGGCCCTGACTTGGACTTCTCTCATCCAGATGGGAGACCCAGCTCCCGCCCCCATGCGGGTCGCCAGGTGTGACCGAAGCTCCACTACCGATACTTGATAACATCGCCTTCCCAGCAAGAATCTAACCCCACGGGAACATCTTCCTTTCTTGTACATTTTTATTCTTGGGGAAAATTCTGTCCACGCCGCTTCTGAGTGAATGCTCGCTGCTCTCCAAGCCCAAAGTTCACTAAAACTCCCCTGATTTACGGGCGGCTTCCGACTGCCAGCACCTGGCAGACACAGCAACCAACTCAGTCATAAACAGATCGCatacaatttaattttaatgtgCTCGTTAGTCGTAGCACATTTCAGACATAATTGTGAACGCAACACAAAATTATAGCAAAAAGACAATTTTAATGCTGCCGTAGAAAAGAGGGTTATATGAAGAGTCACATAATGGTGGTTCATTGTCAACAACAAAACAGGGCACAGAGTGTCTGTGCTGTTTACATGccaatattttatacataggtTCTCATATGGTGTCAGCTGTCAGTTACTTCTGCAAATTAActgccaaaaatggagaagaacaGAATCACTTGGAGAGCCGGTAACCACGGGTTACCTTTCATAAGCCTAAAGATAAAGCTGCAGTGTGGGATCTTGGGAGAATAATTaggaagaacaaaacagaaagttacCAATTGAAATAAAAAGGCGTCCTACAATATGGAACAGCAACCAAGAGGgcttataaataagtaaaagaggTTGTATCACAGAATGCCTCGTGACTTTTAAGCAAAGTATTACAGTACAAACATTTTAAAGGCTTTATCAATGTTTAGGAAATACAGtacaagttctctctctctctctttttttttgttcttttttttttccttttcaaatagaCTTAACCCTTTGAGCACTGAGtttattttgagcattttttttttgatttctaataaatacctttaaaaataatgtgcaAAATAGTTATGATGCCTGCCATGGATGGATCTCCTGGCCTCATTTATTCAGACTGCTCAAAACAAATGATAATACGATgctaataaatatgtataatttaaacGTGAACCTCTATCAATATAGATGTACTGTATAGCAAAACAAACAATCATACTTTGCTTTCAGATAATGTTTCTGTATACTTTATAAATGCTATCTGTGGTATCTTCTGTATAATTTACAATGTTTgcatgtaaaaaacaaaacccatagaccttaaaaaaaaagaaaaagaaatatacactATACATAGGCACAGCTTATGCCCAGAGCATAGCAGGTACATAAAACACTGTTGCTATAAATGCAGGAAAAAAGGTCATTTACCCACAATCACATTTTTCATAAGAGAGTCTGAAATCTATACAATATATACATCTATGTTTCAATgtgaaaataatattcttttaaatttcaaggCGTGTTATACCCCTGCAGACCTGCATAAATGGAGGTTCATATTATTAATTATAACTAAGCTGGTAAGGAGTTTAAAAAACAGAGCttcatacattattattattattttattttttaaccaaattAATGCAAAAGTGCTTCAAAGTACTCAGAGGGCTAAAGATGAAAGGGTGAAAAATGCCAGCACACTTGAGCCGCGTGGAAAAGTGTGCCCGGTTTCGTCATAAATGCTTAATTAAACTGTCTGTGAATGCATGCAGCTTGAAGCATCAGGGGATGCTCACAACTAAATCCCATTTACACAAAGTTCCAAACACTTACCACTGCGTTTTAACCTTCATATTTTACCAGTAACAACAGCTGAGTATGCACCTCTATTAAACACTGTACAGTTATACAAAACAGTCCAGCCCAGAGTGATTCTCTGCAGTTAAAATAAGAACATGTGCCAAGAACAAGACAGGGGGGCCTTAAGGTGCCTGCAACAGTTTCCCTCAAAGCGAATTACAGTCACTTGAATCAAAAGCAAACGCTACTGCTTCTCTAACTCAGAAACATACAGAAGGTGGTCCTCAGGGGACTTCCCGTGTGTTTTGCTGAGGTGAAGTTTAACCGCATGCTTGCTTGCAAAGGTCCGATTGCAAAGTTTGCACTGGTAGGAGGTCCCCAGGTCCTCCTCAGGGGAGGACGTCACCAGTTTTTCTGACGGTGACTTGGTTTGTGCTATCTGATTGTTAATCTGTTCAGTGGACAGTTTGGACAAATCCCGTAGCCGGAAGCCCAGGTGTGACTCGAGGTGGCTGATGTACGTGGAGGGAGTCCTGATTTGTGACGCGCAGTCATTGCAAAAGAACACAGGGTGGCCGGTGTCCAAGTTTTTGAGGAACTTTGTTCCACCTGTCCTTCGCAGCTGGTACTTGACGTTGGCCAGCCAGTGGCTGATGGTGGTCATGGAGAGCCCGGTGAACCTGGAGATATGCATGCGCTCCTGGGGGCTCAGGTCCGACATGATGTACTTGCCCTCCGAGGTCTGCCGGAGGCTGGCGGCGAACTGCGCCTGGAGGATGAGCAGGTGCTGGGGGTTCCAGTTTGACTGGCGGCCCTTCCTCTTCTGCGCGGGTGTCGCCTCCTCGGCCTCCTCCAGGGTGGCCCCGTCAATGTCAGACTTCTCAGAGATGCTGGAAGGGGTGGAGGACTTTGACGTGTGGCTCTCTGTCAAGTTCTTCAGCATATCGGATATATCTGACAAGGCGTTCTCGCGTAGCGGCGAGTTTGACATGAATGATACGACGGCAGATGTCTTTGCCGTTGTCACCGTGGATGAGGAGGTTGCCGGGGATGCGGACGTGGGTGACAAAAGCGCTGAACCCAAAGAGCAGCCTTTGTCACTCTTGCCTTTCGTCAAGTCTATGGGCTGGTCGTTGCTGACGTGGTAGAAATAGCGGTCGAGGTGGTCCGccttcttggactgcaagggcgGTGGGGTAGCCACCGCCGCCTTCTCGGCCAGGCTGTTGCTCATCTTGAAAAGCATGCTCATGGGGTcgagggcaggcagggagggctTGGCGGCCTTGCCCAGGTGGATGTTCATCACCGACTGCAGGGCGCTCAGAGGGTTAACGAAGGGCTGCTCGGGTGGGTGGTCGGTGATGATGGCCGTGCTGCTGCTCAGGCCGCTGCTCATGGGCTTCACCAGGTCCTTGCCGTTCTCCACCGGCTCTGCCAGGGGGCTCCCCTCCTTGCAGCCGTCCCGCTGGGGGCTGGGGCTGTCCTCCTGGCTTTTGAAGCCCCCGTCGCTGGACGCCTCCATCTTGATGGGCTCGCTGATGTCGCTGCTGCACGGGGACGGGGTGGCCCGCTTGGGTGGAGAAAGCTTGCCCTCGGGCTCCTTCATTTTCTCCTCGACTTTGGCAACTTTCTCGGTGACTTTTTTCACCAGCTCCTCCATGGCGTGAAAGTTTGTCTTGGGCATGGGGGAGTTCTGGCTGCTGGGTGGAGTGATCAGGGTCTGGTTCTTCGTGGGGGACACGATGTCACTGTTGCCAAACATGGGCTTCAGGGGTGTACTTTTCCCCGTGGAGCCCAGAGACAGCTTCATCATGTTGGGGAGCTGGTAGGCGGCGTGGATGCTGGGGTAGCCCCCCCAGCTGGGGGTGCCGTTCTGGGCCTTGTTGATGGCCGACGTGACTGTGTTTTCCAGGGACTTGAGGATATCGAGCCCGCCCTTGGGGCTCTCTTCGAGGTCGTTCTCAGTCAAATAGTGGTACTTGGAAGAGATATCGTACTTCTCCTCCTCCTCGCaggccttctctttctccttgggCTTCTCTTCGAGGACAGCTTTCTCCTTGTCGGCTTCCTTCTTGACCTCCACGTTCAGTTTTGGGGAGATGCTAGCGGGTGTGTTGGAGGGGGATGTGAAGGTGGTGGCAGCCAGGGGCACGGACTGCACCTTCTCGTCCAGCAGGCTGGTGATGCTGGGCGTGACGGGCGTCTCCATGATGGGTTTCCCCTTCTTCATGGCTGAGTTGGTGACCTTGATGAAGTGGCCGGTCACCATCATGTGGGCCGTGAGCTCCTGCAGTGTGTCGTGCGAGCTGCCGCACTCCATGCACTTGAGGATCTGGGACTTGCGGGCCTCGAAGTGCCAGGCGTAGCTGGCCCCGTTCTGGTGGCCGTAGCGGTTATTTGGCGTGATGTACGGGTTGGAGTTCTTCTGAAGCGCGTCGTTTGTGTCCGCCATGGCAGCTTTGGGGGTGCCGCCAGTGGAATCCGGGGAGCTGGGCAGCTCCAGCTCCAGCGAGGCCTTCTTCCGAGTGGCTGGGATGATTTTGGCTGCGACGGGAGTGACGGGTTCCTTCAGAGGCACTTTTTGGTAGTGTTTCGTTTTGATCATATGGACACTCAAGTCCTGGAGGGACTCGAACGAGTGGCCACAGTACATGCACTTCAACACCTTCTGGGCATCCTCCTTGCCTTCCATCTCCAGCAGCGAGCGTTTGCGGGGCTTGGACCAGCGCTTGGGGTTGTTGTTGTCGGTCTCGTGGTTGTCGTCGCGGTAATGCCCCGTCTCGTTCATGTGCACCGTCAGCTCCACCAGGGTGTCGTAGGCGGCGCTGCAGTCTTTGCAGCGGAACTTGCTGGCCCCGGTGAAGATGGAGCCGTAGAGCTTGCTGCTCTGCCGGTACAGCTGCACCGTGCTGAACAGGCTGGGCTCGGGCAGCAGGCGGCTCTGGGACACCTGCTGCAGGGTCTTGGCCATGGCGCTCTGGTGCCAGTCGAAGCTCCCACTgccgcagctgctgctgctgctgctgctgctgctgctgctcccgtTGTTCTTC
Protein-coding sequences here:
- the TSHZ3 gene encoding teashirt homolog 3; amino-acid sequence: MHPSPHHPACFGPLEILLVPERPLVSLVPSKNAILSLSPEFVTSVTLDAYVSDELKAAALVDEDIDPEESPADGEPSAKYMCPEKELSKTCPSYQNSPAAEFSSHEMDSESHISETSDRMADFESGSIKNEEESKEVTVPPEDTTVSDSLEQMKAVYNNFLSNSYWSNLTLNLHQPSSEKNNGSSSSSSSSSSSCGSGSFDWHQSAMAKTLQQVSQSRLLPEPSLFSTVQLYRQSSKLYGSIFTGASKFRCKDCSAAYDTLVELTVHMNETGHYRDDNHETDNNNPKRWSKPRKRSLLEMEGKEDAQKVLKCMYCGHSFESLQDLSVHMIKTKHYQKVPLKEPVTPVAAKIIPATRKKASLELELPSSPDSTGGTPKAAMADTNDALQKNSNPYITPNNRYGHQNGASYAWHFEARKSQILKCMECGSSHDTLQELTAHMMVTGHFIKVTNSAMKKGKPIMETPVTPSITSLLDEKVQSVPLAATTFTSPSNTPASISPKLNVEVKKEADKEKAVLEEKPKEKEKACEEEEKYDISSKYHYLTENDLEESPKGGLDILKSLENTVTSAINKAQNGTPSWGGYPSIHAAYQLPNMMKLSLGSTGKSTPLKPMFGNSDIVSPTKNQTLITPPSSQNSPMPKTNFHAMEELVKKVTEKVAKVEEKMKEPEGKLSPPKRATPSPCSSDISEPIKMEASSDGGFKSQEDSPSPQRDGCKEGSPLAEPVENGKDLVKPMSSGLSSSTAIITDHPPEQPFVNPLSALQSVMNIHLGKAAKPSLPALDPMSMLFKMSNSLAEKAAVATPPPLQSKKADHLDRYFYHVSNDQPIDLTKGKSDKGCSLGSALLSPTSASPATSSSTVTTAKTSAVVSFMSNSPLRENALSDISDMLKNLTESHTSKSSTPSSISEKSDIDGATLEEAEEATPAQKRKGRQSNWNPQHLLILQAQFAASLRQTSEGKYIMSDLSPQERMHISRFTGLSMTTISHWLANVKYQLRRTGGTKFLKNLDTGHPVFFCNDCASQIRTPSTYISHLESHLGFRLRDLSKLSTEQINNQIAQTKSPSEKLVTSSPEEDLGTSYQCKLCNRTFASKHAVKLHLSKTHGKSPEDHLLYVSELEKQ